TCAAAACCTTAAAAACCCTATAATTCTattgacgaagttgccttctccAGTTCCGGAATCCGGGGCTGAGGAGGCGGAGTTCGGGGGCGAAAGCCCACTGATGGCGAAGTAGAGAAGGAGAACTCGGGCGCgaagcccatggaggtggcaaCTGAATTCGTACGGCCTCCGAGCTTAGACTCGGACTCAAGTGGGAGCGGCTCCACCGTACGAAGCAAAAAACTTTGGAGGAGGAACTCGCGCTCAAGGCACAGTTTGTCGCAATTcaccagcgacaccgacgaaccAGCGCCAAAGTCGCAAACGACTGACAGCAGAGggagaggacgcccgccctcagtcgGCAAATATGTCGGCTTGAGGAAAGCTCAGCTCGAGCGGGATAAGCTCCAACGCGAAGAAGCGAAGAAGAGGGCCGacaaggagctggaggaccggCTCCATTTCGTCAAGTCGCCGATCCTTCCCAAGGCATCAGAGACTGAAGATGAGGACCGACCCGTGCTGAGGGAAGACCTAAGACAGTGTGTCCAGGTAGTACGAGCAACAGTGAGGAAATCTGGCAACCTCAAAGGAACTTCCCAGAAGGCACTAAATTGGGTCACGAATAAAATTGCCAGGTTTGTTGACCAACCTGAGTCCGCTGTAATCGCTCTTCTCGAGAGCGAGGCAAAGAAGTGGCAGGAGAATTGTGCCCGGCTCGAGGCAAACATGAAGACCATCCAGGAGGAGAATACAGCTCTGaaacgacgcctcgaagagCTAGAGGCGGCCGCCAAAGGGCCGTCTACAgaggagatgctggcgatggtcgaagcgagggtccaagcccGGATGGAATCTATCCTTATGGGCCCGGCGCAACGGCCGCCGCTGGCACACGAGAAGAAGACCACTCCCATAGATGTTGAACTCCCAGTGAGCGACGGTTATGTTGGAGGAACCCACGCCAAGCCGAGGAAGGAGAAAGGAAAAGGAAGGGGAAAAAAGACAGCCCAGCCCGCTCCGGCTCCCGCTCCTGCTCCCACTATCCCCGCTCCCATTGCTGGGCCTTCCAGCGCTCCGCCGCAAGCCGTAGCGGGCCCTTCTACAGCGGCGGCGTCGACACCCACGATGGCGCCAGCAACTGCGAGAAGTCGAGAGAAGAGCGCCGCGCCTGCAAAGAAGCCGGCACCAGGCTCCAAGCCGAAGAAGAGTGGGAGAAAAGATCCGGCAGGTCAACCTGCGCcggagccccgtccgctgccgccggcccctGCCACAATGGAGACGCCATGGGTGGAGGTGGCCAGAAAGAAGAAGAAGGGAAAATCGACAGCGACAGCGCCAACAACAACAAGCGTGCAGCCGCCAAAACCTTCGCGCCGGAAGGAACCCAAACTGCGGCCGCCACGATCTGCGGCCGTGGTAATTTCGTTGACACCGGCAGCCGTGGCAAAGGGTCTGACGTACAAGGGCGTCCTCACGGACgcacagaatcgcgtggacctcACCGGATTGGATATATCGAGGTTAAAGCCGAAGTtcacggccacgggcgccccgatgtacgaggtgcccggggccaattcGGAGGAGAGGGCCAACTCCTTTGCCGagaggctgagggagtgcttcggtgggtcggaggatattaagatctcccggcccacgaagactgcagagctgcggctgacggagttggactacacggccactccggagtcgGTCGCGGCGGCCCTCTCCAGAGCCGGTGAGTGTCCCGCGGACGCAATCAAGGTGGGGCAAATTCGCCCCGATCGCTCCGGcgttgggaccgcctgggttcgtttgcccataaaggcggcccaaaaggtgaagggggcgggccgaattttgatcggttggaccgcggctcgagtgaccgtcctcgagtcgcggcccctgcggtgcttccggtgcctggagagcgggcacgttagggagcgctgcgactgcgcggtggaccgcagcgacctttgctaccgctgcggtcaagcgggccacaaagcccgcgagtgcaaggccccggcgaactgcgcagtctgcgctgccgccggcaggcccgccaggcaccggctcggggaaggcttgttctgcccctcccgacgcaaccggcgccgcccccaaggaaggaatgccgccgcggctgaggttctgtcccagccgcaggcggcagGCCCACCGgcaaccagtggccgagatggacgtggaggagatcgcccatcagtaatggacctagttttcctccaggcgaacatcaaccactgcgcccgcgcccaggacctgttgtcccaaagcctggcgcagtggtcggtgcaaatggccgtggtcgccgaaccgtattttgtccctcccgcgataactgggtaggggacatcgacgggtcggtggccatcatcaccagggtgccgctggctccccgcccttcgcaaaagtcgagaagggccagggatgcgtcgcagctctgttgggggacttgtggattgtaggagtttatttctccccaacagacctctggccgagttcgaatcctttctcgttcggctgggggccctggttgagcaaggccaacctcacccggcgatcgtcgccggcgacttcaacgcgaagtccgcggtctggggttcgccggcgaccgacgctcgcggtgaggtcctggaggaatgggcgatttccgtcggcctggtcgtcctgaacaggggtcggtggacacgtgcgtgcggcacaacggcgggtctattgtggatttgtcgtttggaagccccgccgtcgcacgtcgtgtccagggctggagagtcctcgtgggcgtggagacgctgtcggaccaccgttatataaggttcgatgtctccgcgcccccgagtatccggcccaatagtgttggaccgagtgcccctcgacaggacggcccgcggtgggctctgagacgcctcgacaaggaggccctagagttggccgctctggcagtctcgtggctccccgagccggagggtccggttcgggtagagcaggaggcggagtggttcggggtggcaatgtcggatgtctgcgacgccgccatgccccgggcgctccgtcgccctccgcggcgggaggtgtattggtggtcggcggagttagcgcagttgcgcgcgtcttgcgtggctgcgcgccgccgatgcgccaggcatcgccgccgccgaatccgaggaagagaccacgaagaccaggagcggcagctctacggcctctataaagaggcgaagagagcgctgcgggtggccattcacagggccaaggtcgcggcacgtagggagtgtttggagactctcgacgcggacccgtgggggcgcccatacaagctagttatgaacaagcttcgtacggcggcgcctccactgtcggagagtctcaggccagatttATTGGCCAACGTTGTAGCGGCCTTgtttcccggccaccgaggagaccactcctccaccgatggcgccaccggaagtggcgtcatcgtcgtcggaactttcggcaaggggatattccagaggtttcgcccgcggaaatgcgggcggcagtgttcgactgcggggcaaaaacaccgccccgggtctcgacggcatccccgggaaagcctgggtgttagccctcgagtacttggggccgcggctccgcagtttattctccgcctgtatggtgcagggcgtcttcccggcgcgttggaaagtcgggaagctcgtcctgcttaagaaagaggagacccgcagagtcgccgtcggcctaccggcccatcgtgctgctcgacgaggtcgccaaactttttgagcgtattatacacgcgcgcctcgtcgagcatctcgagagggtcggtccaaatttggccgacaaacagtttggctttaggagtggacgctcaactgtccacgcgattctgcgggtcaagtcgcaggcggaggcagcagtggccagggggaAGGTCGTCATCGCGGTTTCTCTCGACATCTCAAATGCATTCAactcgctcccctggccatgcatcaacgaagcactgcggtaccacgtggtgccgccctatctcaggcgtctggtgcacgcgtacctttctgacaggtacgtggtgtatccgggcgccgacgggtggcaccgaagagcgatgtcgtgcggtgttccacaggggtcggttctaggcccctcttgtggaacatcgggtacgactgggtgctccgtggtgccaatctctggggcgtcgacgtgacgtgttatgcggatgacacgttggtcacggcgacgtctaagaccttccagggcgccgcgatcctggcggcggtgggcaccggtcatgtagtgagccgcattcggcgtttaggtttaaaaAGTGGCCCTCGAGAAGTCCGAGGCGATCTGCTTTCACGGGACTCggcgggggccaccggccggtgcccacatcgtagtggaggggggtgcggattcccatcggcaataccatgaagtatttaggtttgatattggatagccgatgggagttcagcgcccattttaaaCGTTGGggacaaagttgaccagggcggcgggcgctctttccagcctgctgcccaacctggaaggtccaaatatcccttgtcgaaggttataccacggggtcgtgcggtccatagcactatacggcagcccggtctgcagggctgacgccctagggagcgttctgccgctctcctgcgggggccaccagcgggtcattgcgcagcgggccatacgggcgtatcgcacggtctcgttcgaggcggctagtcttttggccggattcctgccctgggatctggacgccaaggctctctccgatacattccattggagggaggaggcgttcaggaacgggcagcgtccggccctgaagagtggaggccaagagggcctccCTTACGACAGTaaccgccgtggaggagtggcgtctcaggctggaggccccgtcagcggggcttcgggccgtcgcggcagtgcgtcctgtctttgcacagtggctggacaggcgccacggcgcggcaactttagatgacacaggtgctcaccgggcatgggtgcttcggggagtacctgtgtcagctTACGAaggacggagataagcgccgtgtgtcaccattgtgacaactgcccgcgggatacggcccaacatacgttggagtcttgcccagcctgggacgatgagcgcagcgctctcgtgtcagtcgtcggaggagcctctcgctgccggctgtggtcgcgtccatggtcgacagtcgggaggcctggcgtgcggtggcccacttctgtgaggtggttctcgcagaaggagagtgccgagagggatcgggaacgggccgatccctcccgccgtcagaggagacgtaggaggcgccgggtggacgactgaccggcgtctcccgccctgtggaatgggggcgtttggagaataccaccacggtaaacccctgcctgtcgtacgaggcgactaataggggccacgaaggggtcgtcggcgggcagcaggggctgtccgtcctagtgcgcgcgcacttttcagtgcgtgtagtgcgttcatcgcacactttcggttgaccccgggatgggcggcagtgtggtgttgacctcacgctgccgctgacgctgaagcgtccttcggtgcgcaggggcttaggagccccatttaggagacgggccgcaaggcggcaccgcgcaggggcggccgcggacgaaactcggacctggTGTCCGCGAGGTAGCACGCagtcgtccctatgcgccgaagagggtcaacgcgggagttttagttggtaggtcgttgcgtagggactagtttgttagggttagggactcggcccgaccgccgcccgtgggttcgggccgctcaattgtcgggtcgtaaggcaacggctaccccaacataaccgctcagtcgcgccccgcgaaggctgggcggtagtaaggtactttctccgcgaaaccaaaaggTTAGGTTGGttgttggggtgctaggtcaggaaacctcctcgtggtgcaccctgggcagcggcgcgtcgatcagaccgatcaggctgatctgcgcgctggctaatatcctgacaaccgaggtggttggcggtcgtcgcctcttgtggcggcggccgtcgtgtcgtagtgttgagattggcccatcttgggcggctcCCAGTTCTGTCCGGAGGTGTCGACgaggctcggtgtgcgctcactcccgccccgagcaggcagtgggggataCTCCCCTCCCCATTAGTCGCCGtcgtagatcgtaatccggtgtggaggtctgtggatatgtctcgcgctcccgctggaccgagggtcttggcttaaccgcccggaccgcgaggaaaacctctataaaaatcaccccgaatcccaagcggcggcgcgcgggatgcatggccgatgggcagttcggtctcgagtgcgacc
Above is a genomic segment from Manduca sexta isolate Smith_Timp_Sample1 unplaced genomic scaffold, JHU_Msex_v1.0 HiC_scaffold_1948, whole genome shotgun sequence containing:
- the LOC119191812 gene encoding proteoglycan 4-like, with amino-acid sequence MEVATEFVRPPSLDSDSSGSGSTVRSKKLWRRNSRSRHSLSQFTSDTDEPAPKSQTTDSRGRGRPPSVGKYVGLRKAQLERDKLQREEAKKRADKELEDRLHFVKSPILPKASETEDEDRPVLREDLRQCVQVVRATVRKSGNLKGTSQKALNWVTNKIARFVDQPESAVIALLESEAKKWQENCARLEANMKTIQEENTALKRRLEELEAAAKGPSTEEMLAMVEARVQARMESILMGPAQRPPLAHEKKTTPIDVELPVSDGYVGGTHAKPRKEKGKGRGKKTAQPAPAPAPAPTIPAPIAGPSSAPPQAVAGPSTAAASTPTMAPATARSREKSAAPAKKPAPGSKPKKSGRKDPAGQPAPEPRPLPPAPATMETPWVEVARKKKKGKSTATAPTTTSVQPPKPSRRKEPKLRPPRSAAVVISLTPAAVAKGLTYKGVLTDAQNRVDLTGLDISRLKPKFTATGAPMYEVPGANSEERANSFAERLRECFGDFGREAHGGGPITVATGVDSDSSGSVSSVRSRRLWRRHSRSIDSWSLNLTSDTDEPVPKAQTTDGRGRGRPPPIGKYVGLKQAQKERDRLKREETNRPVTKEDLKKCGHVVRQLCATNPGNLKGNVPEGPELGDQHNHPVHRGQPQSALIARLESGIKWQELSARLEANLKTVQGKSTWLSPRLEGLEAATKGGEPPIEMLLAMLGGRRPGSRPGLESARMGPAQGPLWPMKE